The DNA region ATAGGCTTATTCTTGTATTCTTTCATTAATTCTTCATTATTTGCTAGTAATAACATAACTATTGCCATTAATGGAACTGCAAATATAGTAGTTCCTTGGGCCAGTACTAATAATTGGATAGGGTTTTGTCCAAATGCTATAGCTGCAATAGTTCCTAAAACCATTACTCCTGAAGCAAATATTTTAGACCATTTACTATCCATAGTATCCCCTAGTCCAAGACCATCTGCTAGGAAGGTCCCTCCTATCATTGCATTACCAATGAATGATGAAAATGCTGCAGACCAAAGTCCGAATAAAAACATCCACTTTGCCGCTGGTCCAAGTAAAGGCTCTAATTGCATAGCCATATCTACTGCACTTTCAACAGTAATACCTGCAGGTTTTAATACTGTAGCAGCTGTTATAATTATAACCATACTAATACAAGCTAGAATAGTAATCCCAATGTTTGAACTTTTAATACCTTCTTCTAAATCATCCTTAGTCCAACCTTTGGAACGAACAACATATGATTGAAAAGCCGCTGCTGCAATACTGAAAGTAGTTGCTGATATAGCTACAACTAATCCAAATATTTCTGGCTTACTAGGAATAAACCCTTTAGCAAGCTCTCCGAAATTAGGCCTAATTATTAATAAGTTTCCGAAAAAGGTAATTATCATTATAAATACTAAAAAGGTCATTACTCTTTCTAAGAATTTATATATATCTGCAGACGTCCATAAAAAGGTTAAGGCTACTACGGTAAAAGCTGCTGCCCATAATCCTACTGAACCCCCAAACATAGAACTAAGGGCTAGTCCCACTCCTATATTATTTCCTGTTTGAAATCCTGTAGTAATAAAAAATCCACTTAAACCTATTATAATTGCCACTACTTTTCCATACTTACTAGATACAGTTTGTAAAAAGGATTGTTCTGACATAAGACCAATAGTTGAGCCCATCTTTGAAAACATAGCCATCATTATAGCCGCTATAGCCACTGTCCATAATACAGAATACCCCATTGTTGCTCCTGCTTTACTACTAACTGTTATACTGCCAGGGCCCATTACTACTGCTGCTGTTATTAAACCAGGTCCGATTAAAGAAATAATGTTTTTAAAAACGCTTTTCTCCTTTTTCGACATGATGATACCCCCTATTTTAGTTTATTTATTTTGACTTCTTTATAGAGCTTTGATATATCTAAAAATCTAAATACTTCCTCTTTAATGCCAAGAATATTTTTTAAAGAAAGCATAGTTGCAACTAATCCTTCCTCTGGGTTAAACATAAGTTCATGAAGAGCCTTTTTAGTCCTACTTCCTTTTTCTAATTTATAGTTTTTATTTGGAAGCTGAAAATAGGTATGCATTTGACCAGAGGTCGCTCCTCTCAATGCATATTCCACCATCATTTTTCCTGAATTAATATTGCCTGTTGCGCTAATAGGTATAAAGTTTTTCTCTTTATTTTCTTCTATAAATTTAGAAAGAACTCTTAAATTCCTATCACTTAAATCATATCCACCATAAGCTATTCCTTTTTTGCCTTCAAAAACTCTATCTAAGTCAAATAATCTATTAAAAGCAGTTACTGTATTCACTACTTTAAATGAATTTTCATTTAAAGTGTTTAGCATCTCCACTTGAAATTCATCATCATGTAAAGGATTGAATAATTTAATTCCAAGAAGCCTATTATCTGTATCAATATACTTATCTATTAACTTAGGTACTTCTCTTAACCACCTTAATATTTCCTCTTGGCTATTCTCTAATTCTGATAAAGTTGCACTGAAATCCTGCTCTATTATAAAGGGTAGATCTACATTAGAATCTTTCCAAACTTTTTCTAAAGCTTTAGTTGTAAATTCATACTCAGATTCTCTAAATTCTTCTCCATCTGCTGGAAGATGATATTGAACTGATGGAATAACTGGCATATCAGTTTCTTTATATACTTCAAAAGAATCAGACACTAATTGTAAATAATCTTCAAAACTTTTATCCCATCCTCTTCCTTTCCAGGTAACTGTATATCCTTTTTCTCCCCTTTTACTTACAATTTCTTCTACAACCATCTTAGGAGCTTTAACTTTCCATTTTTCCATGGATGATTCCGCCTTCTCATTTTGAGAAATTACTGTTTTCAAAACAGTGAAGCCTAAACCGTCATTAGCATCTGTTTTAACTTGAGATATATTGGAGGAAAGCTGGCCAGAAGCTTTACCAAAGGGATTTTTTATAATTAAATCTCCATACTTACCAGTAACATCTAGTTTATATTTCTCTAAAATATACTTCTCTAATCCTACATCTTCATACTGTATTTTATTATAATCTGAATTAATTTTTTCTTTTACTGCTGGGTCAATATTTAATTCATCTTTTAATAAATAAATATTATTCATTTTACTCCTCCCCTTAAAGTATTTACATATCTCCTAATTTTTCAATAACTTTATCAATTCTTTTTCTTTCTTCATCTGTTACTCCTGGACCATAAGGATCATTTGCTGATTCCATATGAATTATTCCTTTTTTACCTAGTATATAAAGTACTCTTTCTATATATCCTTCCATAGGAGCATAGAATGTATATTCTGCTATTTCTTCAACAAGAGCATTTTTTTCAATAAACTCCTCATACTTACCATTGTAATAAGCTTTCATCATGTCGAATTGTAATTGAGTATATATACTGCCTAATCCTACTAATGCTCCTACTGCATCCCTCATAATTGTATATCCAAACATTCTATCTTCTCCTGTAATTAAAGATACATGTGGATATTCTTCTACTATTAAATTACTTACATCTTGATAAGTCATTATTGAATCCAAAGTAGCCATTTTTATTCCAATTACATTTTCTATATTAAATAATTTCCTTAGTACATCTTGAGAATAAGTAATTCCTCCTGCTGCTTCATACAAGAAGAATAAAATCATTGGAAGTCCTACTTCTGCAATTCTTTCATGGTATTTTACTATCATTTCATCCTGATCATCTCTACCCCTAAACAAAGTTGGAGCGTAAGGGAGAATCATATCTGCTCCTAATTCTTTTGCATGCTTCGCCATATCTACAGCTTTCTCAATGTACTCTTCATCACTTATAGAACCATTTCCATTAGCACCTACACCACAAAGTATTAACTTGTCATCACTAAGTCCTTGACGCCAGGAATTGAAAACATTTTCCCTTTGTTCTTTTGTAAGATTAAGTCCTCTACCTGTATGGGCCCATAAAGCAACAGATTTTATAGGTTGATCATTCATCCACTTTACATAGGATGCTTGGGAATCATAGTCAATACTCCCATCCTCTTTAAAAGGTACTGGTACAGCTGGTATTATACTTTTTTCTATCTTTTTTTGAACTTCTTTAAACTTCATAACTTTACTCCTCCTTTTCAGACATTTCTTTAATATGTCTTTATTTAATTATATAGTATATTAAATATAATTTCAAAGTATTTTTATTCATATACTACTTTGCCATACTTTTTATAATTAGCTTTATTTATTTGTCCTATTCCTATCTCTTCTTCTAAATATACTCTTCCTTTATCATCCATTTTCATTTCCTTTAAATCTTTTCCAGCTCCATACCAACGACTACTAGGTTCTATGCATGCAGGGTATTTAAAACCAGCATAGGTTGATAAGGCTAGTATACTTGCTCCACCAATTCCACTTTCCGGCATAGTTCCTCCCCAAACTTCTATTTCATGTTTAGAAGCTAAACTATAGATTTTTGCTGCTTCATAAAGCCCACCTACTCTTTGTATCTTAATGTTCCAAATCTTTGATACACCCAATTCTATTATTTGTTTAGCTACTCTTTCTGATTTTAAAGACTCATCAAAGCATATAGGTGTTTTTATGACCTGCCTTAGTTTATTATGTTCTAATATATCATCATGGTTAAGAGGCTGTTCTATGAAAGTGCAATTATACTTATCCATTTCTCTTAATATTTCTTCATGTTCCTCTAGATCATAGGAAGCATTGGCATCAGGCCATAGTATAAAATCATTGCCTACAACATTTCTTGCAGTTTCTATAGCTTTTAAGTCCCAACCTGGTTTTATCTTTACTTTAACCCTTTTATATCCTTCTTCTACATACTCTTTAACCCATCTTTCTAAGGTTTTGTAGCTTCCATCTTCAGGAATTCCTATTGATACTCCTGAATAAATATAATCCTTGTTTCTTAAATATTCTTTAGTAGTGCCTAATTCTTCTAACTTATGATGTAAAAGTGCCTTTAAAGAAATATTATTCTTCTTAGCTACCAAATCCCAGTAAGCAGTTTCTATACCTGCCTTAGCAAAGTTATTTCCCCTTATATTTTCATTCAGTTTTTGGTTTATATCTTCAATAGATTGAATTTCTTTACCAATAATTTTTGGAAATAACCATTCACTTAAAACAGCTTTAGCAGAAGATATAGTTTCTGAGGAATAAAATGGCGCTTCAAAAGGA from Tissierellales bacterium includes:
- a CDS encoding divalent metal cation transporter; protein product: MSKKEKSVFKNIISLIGPGLITAAVVMGPGSITVSSKAGATMGYSVLWTVAIAAIMMAMFSKMGSTIGLMSEQSFLQTVSSKYGKVVAIIIGLSGFFITTGFQTGNNIGVGLALSSMFGGSVGLWAAAFTVVALTFLWTSADIYKFLERVMTFLVFIMIITFFGNLLIIRPNFGELAKGFIPSKPEIFGLVVAISATTFSIAAAAFQSYVVRSKGWTKDDLEEGIKSSNIGITILACISMVIIITAATVLKPAGITVESAVDMAMQLEPLLGPAAKWMFLFGLWSAAFSSFIGNAMIGGTFLADGLGLGDTMDSKWSKIFASGVMVLGTIAAIAFGQNPIQLLVLAQGTTIFAVPLMAIVMLLLANNEELMKEYKNKP
- the menC gene encoding o-succinylbenzoate synthase; the protein is MYIDEKMVIDGARIVEVDIPYAIPFQISGGLSYSRKSLIIELYSDGVIGYGESAPFEAPFYSSETISSAKAVLSEWLFPKIIGKEIQSIEDINQKLNENIRGNNFAKAGIETAYWDLVAKKNNISLKALLHHKLEELGTTKEYLRNKDYIYSGVSIGIPEDGSYKTLERWVKEYVEEGYKRVKVKIKPGWDLKAIETARNVVGNDFILWPDANASYDLEEHEEILREMDKYNCTFIEQPLNHDDILEHNKLRQVIKTPICFDESLKSERVAKQIIELGVSKIWNIKIQRVGGLYEAAKIYSLASKHEIEVWGGTMPESGIGGASILALSTYAGFKYPACIEPSSRWYGAGKDLKEMKMDDKGRVYLEEEIGIGQINKANYKKYGKVVYE
- a CDS encoding dihydrodipicolinate synthase family protein — its product is MKFKEVQKKIEKSIIPAVPVPFKEDGSIDYDSQASYVKWMNDQPIKSVALWAHTGRGLNLTKEQRENVFNSWRQGLSDDKLILCGVGANGNGSISDEEYIEKAVDMAKHAKELGADMILPYAPTLFRGRDDQDEMIVKYHERIAEVGLPMILFFLYEAAGGITYSQDVLRKLFNIENVIGIKMATLDSIMTYQDVSNLIVEEYPHVSLITGEDRMFGYTIMRDAVGALVGLGSIYTQLQFDMMKAYYNGKYEEFIEKNALVEEIAEYTFYAPMEGYIERVLYILGKKGIIHMESANDPYGPGVTDEERKRIDKVIEKLGDM